One Callospermophilus lateralis isolate mCalLat2 chromosome 6, mCalLat2.hap1, whole genome shotgun sequence genomic region harbors:
- the LOC143402239 gene encoding putative vomeronasal receptor-like protein 4 gives MVLNVVKGTIFVFLIGLGVVGNVLVLVNYMVLFRSTMKSIHLILIHLAFTNMITLLTRGMPRTVSSLGLRSLIDDIACKVVVYLSRVARGLSICTTSLHTVVQAITISPRASRWRRLQPRSAWHLLPLLLFFWILNSVISMNLPFYIKHIRSMNTSEVIRSDNVCYFQSQNWTIGWIFVVLMVLRDAVFQGIMGWTSGYMVFLLHKHHQQVLHLQTSKLLHRTPPEVKAAKSVLLLMLCFLFFYWTNCFMSLYVTFSIENNFIEGSAVEFVNLGYAVLSPLVLIHREGHLAECWHLSISMIFNK, from the coding sequence ATGGTGTTGAATGTTGTCAAGGGGACTATCTTTGTGTTTCTAATAGGACTTGGAGTTGTGGGGAACGTCCTTGTTCTTGTGAACTATATGGTCTTGTTTAGAAGCACCATGAAATCTATCCACCTCATTCTCATCCACTTGGCTTTTACAAACATGATAACACTTCTTACTAGAGGCatgccaaggacagtatccagttTGGGGTTGAGAAGCCTCATAGATGATATAGCCTGTAAGGTGGTGGTTTACCTCAGCAGGGTGGCCCGGGGCCTGTCCATCTGCACCACCAGTCTCCACACAGTGGTCCAGGCCATCACCATCAGCCCCAGAGCCTCCAGGTGGAGGAGGCTGCAGCCCAGGTCAGCCTGGCACCTGCTTCCCTTGTTGCTCTTCTTTTGGATTCTCAATTCCGTGATAAGCATGAACTTACCATTTTATATCAAACACATCAGAAGCATGAACACATCAGAAGTTATTAGAAGTGATAATGTCTGTTATTTTCAATCACAAAACTGGACAATTGGATGGATTTTTGTTGTTCTCATGGTCCTTCGAGATGCTGTGTTCCAGGGTATTATGGGCTGGACCAGTGGCTACATGGTCTTCCTCCTCCACAAGCACCACCAGCAGGTGCTCCACCTTCAGACCTCCAAGCTCCTCCACAGAACCCCCCCTGAGGTGAAGGCTGCGAAGAGTGTCCTCCTTCTGATGCTCTGCTTTCTCTTCTTCTATTGGACAAATTGTTTTATGTCTTTATATGTCACTTTCTCCATAGAGAATAATTTCATAGAAGGAAGTGCTGTAGAATTTGTGAACCTGGGATATGCAGTCCTCAGTCCACTTGTGCTGATTCACAGGGAAGGACACTTGGCTGAATGTTGGCACCTGTCTATTTCAATGATTTTCAATAAGTAA